In Saccharomyces cerevisiae S288C chromosome VIII, complete sequence, a genomic segment contains:
- the RRP3 gene encoding RNA-dependent ATPase RRP3 (Protein involved in rRNA processing; required for maturation of the 35S primary transcript of pre-rRNA and for cleavage leading to mature 18S rRNA; homologous to eIF-4a, which is a DEAD box RNA-dependent ATPase with helicase activity), which translates to MSKIVKRKEKKANDELTSLAEKIRAKALENQKKLIEAEKEGGSESDSEEDATAEKKKVLKSKSKSTVSTQNENTNEDESFESFSELNLVPELIQACKNLNYSKPTPIQSKAIPPALEGHDIIGLAQTGSGKTAAFAIPILNRLWHDQEPYYACILAPTRELAQQIKETFDSLGSLMGVRSTCIVGGMNMMDQARDLMRKPHIIIATPGRLMDHLENTKGFSLRKLKFLVMDEADRLLDMEFGPVLDRILKIIPTQERTTYLFSATMTSKIDKLQRASLTNPVKCAVSNKYQTVDTLVQTLMVVPGGLKNTYLIYLLNEFIGKTMIIFTRTKANAERLSGLCNLLEFSATALHGDLNQNQRMGSLDLFKAGKRSILVATDVAARGLDIPSVDIVVNYDIPVDSKSYIHRVGRTARAGRSGKSISLVSQYDLELILRIEEVLGKKLPKESVDKNIILTLRDSVDKANGEVVMEMNRRNKEKIARGKGRRGRMMTRENMDMGER; encoded by the coding sequence ATGTCCAAAATTGTTAagagaaaggaaaagaaggcTAACGATGAATTAACTTCTTTAGCAGAAAAGATTAGAGCAAAAGCTttggaaaatcaaaagaagcTTATAGAAGCAGAAAAGGAAGGTGGTTCAGAGTCCGattctgaagaagatgctactgctgaaaagaaaaaggttttgaaatcaaaaagcaAATCCACAGTATCAAcccaaaatgaaaatactaatgaagatgaatctTTTGAATCCTTTAGCGAACTGAATCTGGTCCCCGAATTAATTCAAGCTTGTAAGAACTTAAATTATTCCAAACCCACTCCCATTCAATCTAAGGCAATTCCTCCCGCGTTAGAAGGTCACGATATAATTGGACTTGCGCAAACAGGTTCTGGTAAAACTGCTGCATTTGCTATTCCCATTTTGAATCGGTTATGGCATGATCAGGAACCATACTATGCGTGCATTCTAGCTCCAACAAGAGAATTAGCACAACAGATCAAAGAAACATTTGACTCATTAGGATCCTTAATGGGCGTGAGATCGACATGTATTGTGGGTGGTATGAATATGATGGACCAGGCCAGAGACCTGATGAGAAAGCCACATATTATCATTGCTACACCTGGTAGATTAATGGACCATTTAGAGAATACCAAAGGGTTTTCACTGAGGAAACTGAAATTCTTGGTTATGGATGAAGCTGATAGATTATTAGACATGGAATTTGGACCTGTTCTTGATAGAATTTTAAAGATCATCCCAACCCAAGAAAGAACCACTTATCTTTTTTCCGCTACTATGACTTCcaaaattgataaattacAAAGAGCAAGTTTGACAAATCCTGTGAAATGTGCCGTGTCAAACAAATACCAAACCGTAGATACATTAGTGCAAACACTGATGGTCGTTCCAGGTGGTCTTAAGAACACATACctaatttatttattaaatgAATTTATTGGAAAGACGATGATCATTTTTACAAGAACCAAGGCCAACGCGGAAAGGTTGTCAGGATTATGTAATTTGCTCGAGTTTAGTGCCACTGCGCTACATGGTGATTTGAATCAAAACCAGAGAATGGGATCTTTGGATCTTTTCAAGGCAGGTAAGAGGTCTATTCTCGTGGCTACAGATGTCGCTGCGAGAGGGTTGGATATTCCATCAGTGGACATAGTTGTAAACTACGATATTCCTGTGGATTCCAAGTCCTACATTCATCGTGTGGGAAGAACCGCAAGAGCTGGTAGATCAGGAAAATCTATCTCACTAGTATCACAATACGATCTGGAATTGATCTtaagaattgaagaagttttAGGTAAAAAACTACCGAAGGAAAGTGTGGACAAGAACATTATATTGACCCTAAGAGATTCCGTCGATAAGGCTAATGGGGAAGTTGTAATGGAAATGAACAGAAGAAACAAGGAGAAGATTGCCAGAGGTAAgggaagaagaggaagaatgATGACAAGAGAGAATATGGACATGGGAGAAAGGTAG
- the SSF1 gene encoding rRNA-binding ribosome biosynthesis protein (Constituent of 66S pre-ribosomal particles; required for ribosomal large subunit maturation; functionally redundant with Ssf2p; member of the Brix family; SSF1 has a paralog, SSF2, that arose from the whole genome duplication): MAKRRQKKRTHAQLTPEQEQGIPKSMVIRVGQTSLANHSLNQLVKDFRQIMQPHTAIKLKERKSNKLKDFVVMCGPLGVTHLFMFTQSEKTGNVSLKIARTPQGPTVTFQVLDYSLGRDIKKFLKRPKSLNNDDVLNPPLLVLNGFSTSKRSGEDDQDVNVEKVIVSMFQNIFPPLNPARTSLNSIKRVFMINKDRETGEISMRHYFIDIREVEISRNLKRLYKAKNNLSKTVPNLHRKEDISSLILDHDLGAYTSESEIEDDAIVRVVDNQDVKAKHSQSLKSQRTPVEKKDNKEREKETEEEDVEMEEPKPSENLQPTPRKKAIKLTELGPRLTLKLVKIEEGICSGKVLHHEFVQKSSEEIKALEKRHAAKMRLKEQRKKEQEENIAKKKAVKDAKKQRKLERRKARAAEGGEGQGKDDAMSDDESSSSDSEHYGSVPEDLDSDLFSEVE; this comes from the coding sequence atgGCCAAGAGaagacaaaagaaaagaacacATGCACAGCTTACACCTGAGCAGGAACAAGGTATACCTAAGTCAATGGTAATCAGAGTGGGTCAAACTTCTTTGGCCAACCATTCTCTGAACCAATTAGTAAAGGACTTCCGCCAAATCATGCAACCACATACGGCtataaaattgaaagagCGCAAGTCCAATAAACTGAAGGATTTCGTTGTTATGTGTGGCCCATTAGGTGTTACGCATCTTTTTATGTTCACTCAATCTGAAAAAACAGGAAATGTCTCCCTAAAGATAGCTAGAACTCCGCAAGGTCCTACTGTTACTTTTCAAGTATTGGACTATTCTCTGGGTAGagatatcaaaaaatttttgaagagaCCTAAATCGTtgaataatgatgatgtaTTAAATCCTCCATTGCTAGTGCTAAACGGGTTTTCCACATCCAAAAGATCTGGTGAAGACGACCAGGATGTAAACGTGGAGAAGGTCATTGTTTCTATGtttcagaatattttccCACCTCTGAATCCTGCGAGAACTTCTTTGAATTCTATCAAACGTGTATTTATGATCAATAAAGACAGGGAAACAGGGGAAATTTCTATGCGCCACTATTTTATTGACATTCGAGAAGTAGAGATCTCTAGAAACCTAAAAAGGCTTTATAAAGCCAAAAATAATCTAAGTAAAACAGTGCCGAATTTGCATcgaaaagaagatatttcttctttgatattagATCACGACTTAGGCGCCTATACATCAGAATCtgaaattgaagatgacgcTATCGTGAGAGTAGTTGATAATCAGGACGTGAAGGCAAAGCATTCTCAAAGTTTGAAGTCCCAAAGAACACCGGTCGAAAAGAAGGATAATAAAGAGcgtgaaaaagaaacagaagaagaagatgtgGAAATGGAGGAACCTAAGCCTTCAGAAAACTTGCAACCAACCCCACGTAAGAAAGCTATCAAACTAACTGAATTAGGACCAAGATTAACTTTAAAACTGGTCAAGATAGAAGAAGGTATTTGTTCAGGTAAAGTGTTACATCATgaatttgttcaaaaatCAAGCGAAGAAATCAAAGCTTTAGAAAAGAGACACGCTGCAAAAATGAGGCTGAAggaacaaagaaagaaggaacaagaagaaaacattgCTAAAAAGAAGGCTGTTAAAGACGCTAAAAAGCAACGtaaattggaaagaagaaaagctaGAGCAGCAGAAGGAGGTGAAGGTCAAGGAAAAGATGATGCGATGAGCGATGATGAGTCTTCATCAAGTGACAGCGAACATTATGGTAGCGTACCAGAGGATCTAGATAGTGACTTATTTAGTGAGGTCGAATAA
- the HTD2 gene encoding hydroxyacyl-thioester dehydratase HTD2 (Mitochondrial 3-hydroxyacyl-thioester dehydratase; involved in fatty acid biosynthesis, required for respiratory growth and for normal mitochondrial morphology) gives MKSKTWIFRDVLSSHRTKAFDSLLCRRLPVSKATKHLQLGEHFLFFPPSFEKLDRDGYFNYQNPASLLGNPDLRYRRRIWGQGELVQYLPVTLDQEYTCHESIKYVKKIRDEHVVCIERTLLQERPENVSSPMDICLFERRVLMYTNSPANKTAVKMPVGEENYKILKNFTVTDMDIVAYGQMSLNPHRIHWDKEYSRYVEGYDDIIMQGPFSVQLLQKCIQPFLEQPIRQLRYRNLNYIYPNTTLSICQSLSSSSGMYTFQIRDLQKANLVYMKADVFC, from the coding sequence ATGAAATCCAAAACGTGGATTTTCAGGGATGTCTTATCTAGTCACCGAACCAAAGCGTTTGATAGTTTACTTTGTAGGAGACTCCCTGTATCAAAGGCAACGAAGCATCTTCAACTGGGAGAACATTTCCTGTTCTTCCCACCATCATTCGAAAAATTGGATAGAGATGGTTATTTTAACTATCAAAATCCTGCAAGTTTGCTAGGAAACCCTGATTTACGCTACCGTAGAAGGATTTGGGGACAAGGAGAGCTTGTTCAGTATTTACCAGTCACCTTAGACCAGGAGTATACATGCCACGAATCAATCAAAtacgtaaaaaaaatacgaGATGAACATGTTGTCTGTATTGAAAGAACCCTTTTACAAGAAAGGCCCGAAAATGTGTCGAGTCCAATGGACATTTGCTTATTCGAGAGAAGGGTATTAATGTACACCAATTCACCCGCAAACAAGACTGCAGTCAAGATGCCCGTAGGAGAGGAGAACTATAAGatcttaaaaaattttactGTTACTGATATGGATATTGTAGCTTATGGTCAGATGTCTTTGAATCCGCACCGAATTCATTGGGACAAAGAGTACAGTCGCTATGTTGAAGGCTACGACGATATTATCATGCAAGGACCCTTCTCGGTCCAATTACTACAGAAATGCATCCAACCTTTTCTCGAACAACCAATCAGACAGTTGCGATACCGCAATTTGAATTATATATATCCAAACACTACTTTGAGCATATGTCAGTCTTTAAGCTCTTCGAGCGGAATGTACACATTTCAAATTAGGGACCTCCAGAAAGCCAACTTAGTCTACATGAAAGCTGATGTTTTCTGTTGA
- the DYS1 gene encoding deoxyhypusine synthase (Deoxyhypusine synthase; catalyzes formation of deoxyhypusine, the first step in hypusine biosynthesis; triggers posttranslational hypusination of translation elongation factor eIF-5A and regulates its intracellular levels; tetrameric; human homolog DHPS allows growth of yeast haploid dys1 null mutant after sporulation of heterozygous diploid), producing MSDINEKLPELLQDAVLKASVPIPDDFVKVQGIDYSKPEATNMRATDLIEAMKTMGFQASSVGTACEIIDSMRSWRGKHIDELDDHEKKGCFDEEGYQKTTIFMGYTSNLISSGVRETLRYLVQHKMVDAVVTSAGGVEEDLIKCLAPTYLGEFALKGKSLRDQGMNRIGNLLVPNDNYCKFEEWIVPILDKMLEEQDEYVKKHGADCLEANQDVDSPIWTPSKMIDRFGKEINDESSVLYWAHKNKIPIFCPSLTDGSIGDMLFFHTFKASPKQLRVDIVGDIRKINSMSMAAYRAGMIILGGGLIKHHIANACLMRNGADYAVYINTGQEYDGSDAGARPDEAVSWGKIKAEAKSVKLFADVTTVLPLIVAATFASGKPIKKVKN from the coding sequence ATGTCCGATATCAACGAAAAACTCCCAGAGTTACTACAAGACGCTGTCTTGAAAGCATCTGTTCCTATTCCAGATGACTTCGTTAAGGTTCAAGGTATTGATTACTCAAAGCCTGAAGCCACTAATATGAGAGCAACTGATTTAATTGAAGCTATGAAGACCATGGGTTTCCAAGCTAGTTCTGTTGGTACTGCCTGTGAGATTATTGATAGTATGAGATCATGGAGAGGTAAGCATATTGACGAATTGGATGACcatgaaaagaaaggttGCTTCGATGAGGAAGGGTACCAAAAGACTACTATCTTCATGGGTTATACTTCTAACTTGATCAGTTCCGGTGTACGTGAAACTTTACGTTATTTGGTGCAACACAAAATGGTTGATGCTGTCGTTACTTCTGCTGGTGGTGTGGAAGAAGATTTGATCAAATGTCTTGCTCCAACTTACTTGGGTGAATTTGCTTTGAAAGGTAAATCTTTGCGTGACCAAGGTATGAATCGTATTGGTAACTTGCTTGTTCCAAATGATAACTACTGTAAGTTTGAAGAATGGATTGTCCCAATTTTGGATAAGATGTTGGAAGAACAAGATGAATACGTAAAGAAACATGGCGCTGACTGTTTAGAGGCTAACCAAGACGTGGATTCACCAATCTGGACCCCATCTAAGATGATAGATCGTTTTGGTAAGGAAATCAACGACGAATCCTCCGTATTGTACTGGGCCCACAAGAATAAAATTCCAATCTTTTGTCCATCTTTGACTGATGGTTCAATCGGTGACATGTTGTTTTTCCATACTTTTAAAGCATCTCCAAAACAACTAAGAGTTGACATTGTAGGAGATATCCGCAAAATCAATTCAATGTCCATGGCCGCTTACAGAGCCGGTATGATCATCTTGGGTGGTGGTTTGATCAAGCACCACATTGCCAATGCTTGTTTGATGAGAAATGGTGCTGATTATGCCGTTTACATTAACACTGGTCAAGAATACGATGGTTCTGATGCAGGTGCAAGACCTGACGAAGCTGTGTCTTGGGGTAAGATCAAGGCTGAAGCCAAATCCGTCAAACTTTTTGCTGATGTCACCACTGTTCTTCCATTGATTGTTGCTGCTACCTTTGCCAGTGGTAAACCAATCAAAAAAGTTAAGAATTGA
- the RRP4 gene encoding exosome non-catalytic core subunit RRP4 (Exosome non-catalytic core component; involved in 3'-5' RNA processing and degradation in both the nucleus and the cytoplasm; predicted to contain RNA binding domains; mutations in the human ortholog, EXOSC2, cause SHRF (Short stature, Hearing loss, Retinitis pigmentosa and distinctive Facies) syndrome, an RNA exosomopathy) — translation MSEVITITKRNGAFQNSSNLSYNNTGISDDENDEEDIYMHDVNSASKSESDSQIVTPGELVTDDPIWMRGHGTYFLDNMTYSSVAGTVSRVNRLLSVIPLKGRYAPETGDHVVGRIAEVGNKRWKVDIGGKQHAVLMLGSVNLPGGILRRKSESDELQMRSFLKEGDLLNAEVQSLFQDGSASLHTRSLKYGKLRNGMFCQVPSSLIVRAKNHTHNLPGNITVVLGVNGYIWLRKTSQMDLARDTPSANNSSSIKSTGPTGAVSLNPSITRLEEESSWQIYSDENDPSISNNIRQAICRYANVIKALAFCEIGITQQRIVSAYEASMVYSNVGELIEKNVMESIGSDILTAEKMRGNGN, via the coding sequence ATGTCCGAAGTTATCACAATTACCAAGCGGAACGGTGCCTTCCAAAATTCATCTAACCTGTCCTATAACAACACAGGGATAtcagatgatgaaaatgatgaagaagatatctACATGCACGATGTTAACTCAGCTTCTAAAAGTGAGTCTGATTCTCAAATTGTGACGCCAGGTGAGCTGGTCACTGATGACCCTATCTGGATGAGAGGTCACGGTAcgtattttcttgataataTGACGTATTCCTCTGTTGCTGGTACTGTATCCCGTGTCAATAGGCTGCTATCGGTAATTCCATTGAAAGGTCGTTATGCCCCAGAAACTGGTGATCACGTCGTAGGGAGAATTGCTGAAGTGGGTAACAAGAGATGGAAAGTAGACATTGGCGGTAAGCAACATGCAGTACTTATGTTGGGCTCTGTGAATTTACCGGGTGGTATTCTAAGAAGAAAATCTGAAAGTGATGAACTACAAATGAGAAGCTTCCTTAAGGAAGGTGACCTCCTGAATGCAGAAGTTCAATCATTATTTCAAGATGGTAGTGCCTCTTTACATACAAGGTCTCTAAAGTACGGGAAGTTAAGAAACGGGATGTTTTGCCAAGTCCCGAGTTCATTAATAGTGAGAGCCAAGAACCATACTCATAATTTGCCCGGCAACATAACCGTAGTTCTCGGAGTCAATGGTTACATATGGTTAAGGAAAACATCTCAGATGGACTTAGCGAGGGATACGCCGTCTGCAAATAACAGTTCCTCAATTAAATCAACTGGACCCACTGGTGCGGTATCATTAAATCCCTCCATAACAAGACTGGAAGAAGAGTCTTCATGGCAAATATATTCGGATGAAAACGATCCTTCCATATCGAACAACATACGACAAGCAATTTGCCGGTATGCGAACGTGATCAAAGCGTTAGCGTTCTGTGAAATAGGCATTACTCAACAACGTATAGTAAGTGCTTACGAAGCTAGTATGGTTTATTCAAACGTAGGTGAACTGATTGAGAAAAATGTAATGGAATCCATAGGCAGTGACATTCTTACCGCCGAAAAAATGAGAGGTAACGGCAACTAA
- the TRM5 gene encoding tRNA (guanine) methyltransferase (tRNA(m(1)G37)methyltransferase; methylates a tRNA base adjacent to the anticodon that has a role in prevention of frameshifting; localized to both cytoplasm and mitochondria, and modifies both cytoplasmic and mitochondrial tRNAs; mutations in human ortholog TRMT5 are associated with skeletal muscle respiratory chain deficiencies, and trm5 mutations analogous to disease mutations decrease respiration): MKIALPVFQKFNRLISSCKMSGVFPYNPPVNRQMRELDRSFFITKIPMCAVKFPEPKNISVFSKNFKNCILRVPRIPHVVKLNSSKPKDELTSVQNKKLKTADGNNTPVTKGVLLHESIHSVEDAYGKLPEDALAFLKENSAEIVPHEYVLDYDFWKAEEILRAVLPEQFLEEVPTGFTITGHIAHLNLRTEFKPFDSLIGQVILDKNNKIECVVDKVSSIATQFRTFPMKVIAGKSDSLVVEQKESNCTFKFDFSKVYWNSRLHTEHERLVKQYFQPGQVVCDVFAGVGPFAVPAGKKDVIVLANDLNPESYKYLKENIALNKVAKTVKSFNMDGADFIRQSPQLLQQWIQDEEGGKITIPLPLKKRHRSQQHNDQQPPQPRTKELIIPSHISHYVMNLPDSAISFLGNFRGIFAAHTKGATDTIQMPWVHVHCFEKYPPGDQVTEDELHARVHARIIAALKVTADDLPLNAVSLHLVRKVAPTKPMYCASFQLPANV, translated from the coding sequence aTGAAAATCGCACTGCCAgtattccaaaaatttaataGATTGATCAGTTCGTGCAAGATGTCAGGAGTGTTCCCATACAACCCACCCGTGAATCGCCAAATGCGAGAATTGGATAGGTCatttttcatcaccaaGATACCAATGTGTGCAGTCAAGTTCCCCGAACCCAAAAATATCAGTGTGTTTTctaaaaacttcaaaaattgcaTCTTGAGGGTGCCCCGTATCCCGCACGTTGTTAAGTTAAACTCATCCAAGCCAAAGGACGAACTGACAAGTGTACAGAACAAGAAACTAAAGACTGCAGATGGCAATAATACCCCAGTCACGAAAGGTGTGCTGCTACACGAATCCATCCACAGCGTGGAGGATGCGTATGGAAAATTGCCTGAGGACGCCTTGGCGTTTCTTAAGGAAAACAGTGCGGAAATTGTACCACACGAATACGTGCTCGATTATGATTTCTGGAAAGCTGAGGAGATTCTTCGAGCCGTGCTGCCCGAGCAATTCCTGGAAGAGGTTCCAACGGGTTTTACAATCACAGGCCACATTGCCCACTTGAACTTGCGCACCGAGTTCAAACCATTCGACTCGCTCATCGGACAAGTCATCCTTGACAAGAACAACAAAATCGAATGTGTCGTGGACAAAGTCAGCTCCATTGCCACACAGTTCAGGACTTTTCCTATGAAAGTCATTGCTGGGAAAAGCGATAGTCTAGTGGTAGAGCAGAAGGAATCCAACTGCACTTTCAAATTCGACTTTAGCAAGGTGTACTGGAACTCCCGATTGCACACAGAGCATGAAAGACTCGTCAAACAGTACTTCCAGCCTGGCCAAGTAGTCTGTGATGTTTTCGCCGGCGTGGGGCCCTTTGCTGTACCTGCGGGCAAGAAGGATGTCATCGTTTTGGCTAACGACTTGAATCCTGAGAGTTACAAATACTTGAAGGAGAACATCGCATTGAACAAAGTGGCCAAGACCGTCAAATCCTTCAACATGGATGGCGCTGACTTCATCCGCCAGTCGCCACAGTTATTACAACAGTGGATTCAAGATGAAGAGGGCGGCAAGATCACGATCCCTCTGCCTTTGAAGAAACGACACAGATCCCAGCAACACAATGACCAACAACCGCCACAACCACGCACCAAAGAGCTGATCATTCCGTCACATATTAGCCACTATGTCATGAATCTACCAGACAGCGCCATTTCTTTCTTAGGAAACTTCCGTGGCATCTTTGCAGCACACACTAAAGGCGCCACTGATACCATCCAAATGCCATGGGTGCACGTGCACTGTTTTGAGAAGTACCCGCCTGGCGACCAAGTCACTGAGGACGAGTTGCATGCACGCGTTCATGCCCGTATTATTGCCGCGCTCAAGGTCACTGCAGACGATCTTCCGTTGAATGCCGTTTCGTTGCATTTGGTGCGCAAAGTTGCACCCACCAAACCGATGTATTGCGCGAGTTTCCAACTTCCAGCTAACGTATGA
- the PCL5 gene encoding Pcl5p (Cyclin; interacts with and phosphorylated by Pho85p cyclin-dependent kinase (Cdk), induced by Gcn4p at level of transcription, specifically required for Gcn4p degradation, may be sensor of cellular protein biosynthetic capacity), with translation MDGNHRFTPDSKEFNTVVKSKESSTGRNPYQTPPLEHNGTHHQTNYSRKKTNLAIIISNFLSEISRPLSNGKINNSTHNILKFLNEVLKRSKCSKENAVLATFYFQKIHQSRGVRDESSLPEFSHCSRRIFLCCLILSHKFLNDNTYSMKNWQIISGLHAKDLSLMERWCLGKLNYELAIPYDEFLLWETNTLMKAKLRVGTPANAPVKRPRESDNDYDANSWKQIKSC, from the coding sequence atggATGGAAATCATAGGTTTACTCCAGATTCCAAAGAATTTAATACTGTTgtaaaaagtaaagagTCTTCCACTGGCAGAAATCCGTATCAGACTCCGCCCTTAGAGCACAACGGTACTCATCATCAGACAAATTACAGcagaaagaaaacaaatctAGCAATTATCATATCGAATTTCTTGTCCGAGATCAGTCGGCCTCTTTCAAATGGCAAAATCAATAATTCTACCCACAacattttaaaatttctaaaTGAAGTGCTTAAGAGATCGAAGTGCAGTAAAGAAAACGCTGTGTTAGCCACTTTCtactttcaaaagattcaCCAATCCAGAGGTGTCCGGGATGAGTCCTCATTGCCTGAATTCTCGCACTGTTCCCGCAGAATTTTTCTCTGCTGTCTTATTCTATCGcacaaatttttgaacGACAACACTTACTCGATGAAAAATTGGCAAATTATAAGTGGGCTCCATGCAAAGGATCTATCTCTAATGGAAAGATGGTGTCTGGGTAAGCTGAATTATGAGCTGGCCATTCCATATGACGAGTTTTTGCTATGGGAAACGAACACTTTAATGAAAGCGAAATTGCGCGTCGGAACTCCCGCCAACGCTCCGGTGAAGAGACCCAGAGAATCAGACAATGATTATGATGCAAATTCTTGGAAACAGATTAAATCTTGTTAA